In a genomic window of Siphonobacter curvatus:
- a CDS encoding hydrogen peroxide-inducible genes activator: MTIVQLEYLVAVDTYRSFNKAATHCFVTQPTLSLQLQKLEDVLGVKLFERNPVVPTKIGTEIIEKARLLLDDYYRIREVAQQEQRALAGELHIGVITTLAPYLIPGLMSRFRNKHPGVKLIIWEETTAQIIHKIKQGVIDCGIVSTPLNESQLLEHPLFTEKLVAYVDITSPLAQKKTLKPEDIDPAEIWVLNEGHCLRDEVLRMCQKKREQPEEPTYAFHTGSLETLRRLVDENGGATILPELALTQLNKEQQRKIRPFKAPEPTRSIGIITPKTFVKRRMIESLKQEIVEVYETAIQAKL; this comes from the coding sequence ATGACAATCGTACAGCTCGAATACCTGGTGGCCGTAGATACCTACCGGAGTTTCAATAAAGCCGCTACCCATTGTTTTGTAACGCAACCGACGCTCAGTCTTCAGCTTCAAAAGCTGGAAGACGTACTGGGCGTAAAGCTTTTTGAAAGAAATCCCGTGGTGCCAACCAAAATAGGTACGGAAATCATCGAAAAAGCACGTTTGCTGCTGGACGATTACTATCGGATCAGGGAAGTGGCTCAGCAGGAACAACGGGCCTTAGCTGGCGAGTTGCACATCGGTGTCATCACGACGCTGGCTCCGTACCTGATTCCTGGCCTGATGAGTCGGTTTCGCAATAAACATCCGGGAGTTAAACTCATAATTTGGGAAGAAACCACGGCCCAGATCATTCATAAAATCAAACAGGGTGTGATTGACTGCGGGATTGTCTCCACGCCGCTTAACGAAAGCCAGTTGCTGGAACATCCGCTATTTACGGAAAAGTTAGTAGCGTACGTGGACATTACCAGTCCATTGGCCCAGAAGAAAACATTGAAACCGGAAGACATTGATCCGGCTGAAATCTGGGTACTCAACGAAGGCCACTGCTTGCGGGATGAAGTACTGCGGATGTGCCAAAAAAAGAGGGAACAGCCTGAGGAGCCCACCTATGCATTTCATACGGGCAGTCTGGAAACCTTACGGCGACTGGTGGATGAAAACGGCGGAGCTACCATTCTTCCCGAGCTGGCTCTGACCCAGTTGAATAAAGAACAACAACGGAAAATCCGACCCTTCAAAGCCCCGGAACCTACCCGCTCGATCGGAATCATCACGCCCAAAACGTTTGTGAAGCGACGAATGATCGAGTCACTAAAACAGGAAATAGTAGAGGTGTATGAGACGGCTATTCAAGCCAAACTTTAA
- a CDS encoding YggS family pyridoxal phosphate-dependent enzyme, translated as MHTSIVENLQTVRQRIQKACQESGRTVAEVRLLLATKTVPADQIRLAIEAGETLIGENKVQELRDKQAELEHLPIERHFIGHLQTNKIKEVLKYVSCIQSLDRLAVAQQLDQQLQKLGKSLEVYIQVNTSYETSKYGLNPAEVLNFIKAIRPLDTLRIKGLMTIGLLDVEKEKMRPSLALLRQTRDQLLAEGLDGISSLELSMGMSQDLELAIAEGSNLVRIGTAVFGNRFLGKEIWKE; from the coding sequence ATGCATACGTCCATTGTCGAAAACCTGCAAACGGTTCGTCAGCGAATCCAGAAAGCCTGTCAGGAGTCGGGCCGGACCGTAGCTGAAGTACGCCTCTTGCTGGCCACCAAAACAGTACCCGCCGATCAAATTCGATTGGCGATTGAAGCGGGTGAAACGCTTATCGGTGAAAACAAAGTCCAGGAATTACGCGACAAACAGGCAGAGCTAGAGCATCTTCCCATCGAGCGGCATTTCATCGGTCACTTACAAACCAACAAAATCAAAGAGGTGCTTAAGTACGTCTCCTGCATCCAGTCATTAGATCGGCTGGCCGTCGCTCAACAACTCGACCAGCAGCTGCAAAAACTGGGTAAATCGCTGGAGGTGTACATTCAGGTCAACACTTCCTACGAAACCAGCAAATACGGACTAAATCCCGCGGAGGTTCTGAACTTTATCAAAGCGATCCGACCCCTCGATACGCTCCGGATCAAAGGTTTAATGACCATTGGACTGCTGGATGTTGAAAAGGAAAAGATGCGTCCTTCCCTGGCCTTACTTCGCCAGACCAGAGATCAACTCCTGGCGGAAGGGTTGGATGGGATTTCGTCCCTGGAACTTTCCATGGGCATGAGTCAGGATCTGGAATTAGCTATCGCCGAAGGCTCCAACCTGGTACGCATCGGTACGGCCGTGTTTGGGAATCGTTTTCTGGGTAAGGAAATCTGGAAGGAGTGA
- the pdxR gene encoding MocR-like pyridoxine biosynthesis transcription factor PdxR: protein MGQLRPWTLGLSLNWEDSKAIYLQIADYLRQEIQKGRLLPNTALPGSRSLAEQLQVNRKTVVEAYEQLLAEGWLESRHKSGTFVSPQLPQKLADQGRVTQKPSANRSSGPATTLSPKVPVIAVSDGIPDVRLAPLDELSRAYRRIFNQKARWRLMGYSSELGNELLRENIAHMLSQYRGIPVQADEILITRGSQMALYLTALSLIQPGDVVLIENPGYAPAWQVLRQAGAQLIPIPVDDEGIQIEAVESVCRRTPVKALLTTPQHQFPTTVTLKADRRMALLELSHQYGFTIIEDDYDHEFHYGTKVPLPLASYAHGGPIIYISSLSKLIAPAVRIGFVTGPPAFIQAAAALRSIIDRQGDNVLEQAVAELMQAGEIQKHARRALNVYRQRHAQTHQFLQQYLADVLTYRVPEGGLAYWIRFNDNRNIPELTKQLQQQGVSVINTDAFSYEGTGLNALRIGFASLTSPEMEQVLQVLQKTL from the coding sequence ATGGGCCAGTTAAGACCATGGACACTTGGTTTATCCCTTAATTGGGAGGATTCAAAAGCCATTTACCTACAAATTGCGGATTACCTCAGGCAGGAAATTCAGAAAGGCCGACTACTCCCCAACACGGCTTTGCCGGGCAGTCGTAGTCTGGCGGAGCAACTTCAGGTCAATCGCAAAACCGTAGTCGAAGCCTACGAACAGCTCCTAGCCGAGGGCTGGCTGGAAAGTCGGCATAAAAGCGGCACGTTCGTTTCTCCACAACTCCCGCAAAAACTGGCGGATCAGGGTCGGGTTACCCAGAAGCCTTCGGCCAATCGTTCTTCGGGACCGGCGACCACCCTCTCCCCGAAAGTTCCCGTAATCGCGGTGTCCGATGGCATTCCGGATGTTCGACTGGCTCCGCTGGATGAGTTATCGAGGGCTTATCGGCGTATTTTTAATCAAAAAGCCCGCTGGCGATTGATGGGGTACAGCAGTGAACTGGGCAATGAGCTGCTTCGGGAAAACATCGCTCACATGCTTTCGCAGTACCGGGGCATTCCGGTACAAGCGGATGAAATTCTCATTACCCGGGGAAGCCAGATGGCCCTGTACCTAACCGCCTTGTCTCTGATTCAGCCGGGCGATGTGGTACTGATTGAAAACCCCGGTTACGCCCCCGCTTGGCAGGTTTTGCGACAGGCGGGGGCACAACTGATCCCGATTCCAGTGGATGACGAAGGGATTCAGATTGAAGCCGTAGAAAGCGTCTGTCGGCGTACCCCCGTCAAAGCCCTGCTGACGACACCCCAGCACCAGTTTCCCACGACCGTTACCCTCAAAGCGGATCGGCGAATGGCCCTGCTGGAGTTGTCGCATCAGTATGGTTTCACCATTATTGAGGATGATTACGACCATGAGTTCCATTACGGGACCAAGGTTCCTTTGCCGCTGGCGAGTTATGCTCATGGCGGACCTATCATTTACATCAGTTCGCTGAGTAAACTCATTGCTCCGGCCGTTCGCATTGGTTTTGTGACGGGGCCACCGGCTTTTATTCAGGCCGCCGCCGCCCTTCGTTCCATTATTGACCGCCAGGGAGACAATGTACTGGAACAGGCGGTGGCAGAGTTGATGCAAGCGGGAGAAATTCAGAAACACGCCCGCCGGGCCCTGAATGTGTACCGCCAAAGGCACGCTCAAACCCACCAGTTTTTGCAACAGTATCTGGCCGATGTCCTTACTTATCGGGTACCCGAAGGGGGACTCGCCTACTGGATTCGTTTCAATGACAACCGAAATATTCCTGAACTGACCAAACAGCTACAACAGCAGGGCGTCAGCGTCATTAATACCGATGCGTTTTCGTACGAGGGTACGGGCCTGAATGCCCTCCGCATCGGCTTTGCTTCGCTGACCAGTCCGGAAATGGAACAGGTGCTACAGGTGTTACAAAAAACGCTCTAA
- a CDS encoding dihydrodipicolinate synthase family protein — translation MTNVPFHGVIAYPITPFDTAGKVDLGLFKSLVERLVVNGSHGIAPLGSTGVLPYLTDEEKESLTEATIQQVGGRVPVLVGVSNLTTERTVYHAKFAEKAGATAVMIIPMSYWRLTDDEIVAHYDTVAQSLSIPIMAYNNPATGGVDMSPALLKRLLRIPNVTMIKESTGDVQRMHYLRRHLGEEVAFFNGSNPLALSALAAGARGWCTAAPNLIPKLNLQLFDSFQQGQWTQAQQAFYQQFDLLQFIVQKGLPRAIQAGLELQGVSGGELRAPLAKLTIEEKAQLNAILATCF, via the coding sequence ATGACGAATGTACCCTTTCACGGCGTTATCGCCTATCCAATTACTCCCTTCGACACCGCTGGAAAGGTCGATCTGGGCTTATTTAAATCACTGGTGGAACGACTGGTGGTGAATGGCTCTCACGGCATCGCTCCGCTGGGAAGCACGGGTGTGTTACCCTATTTGACGGACGAAGAAAAAGAATCCTTGACGGAAGCAACCATCCAGCAGGTCGGCGGACGGGTTCCGGTACTGGTAGGTGTTTCGAACCTGACGACCGAACGGACCGTGTACCACGCCAAGTTTGCCGAAAAGGCCGGAGCAACGGCCGTTATGATTATTCCCATGAGCTACTGGCGGCTGACCGACGACGAAATTGTGGCCCACTACGACACCGTAGCCCAGTCTCTTTCCATTCCTATTATGGCTTACAATAATCCGGCTACGGGAGGGGTGGACATGTCGCCGGCTCTGTTGAAACGACTGCTTCGGATTCCGAACGTGACCATGATCAAGGAAAGCACCGGGGATGTGCAGCGGATGCATTATCTGCGTCGGCATCTGGGCGAAGAGGTCGCTTTTTTCAACGGTTCTAATCCGTTGGCCTTGTCAGCCCTGGCGGCGGGTGCCCGGGGCTGGTGTACGGCGGCTCCTAACCTCATACCAAAGCTGAACCTTCAACTTTTCGACTCCTTTCAGCAAGGGCAATGGACACAGGCTCAACAGGCTTTTTACCAGCAGTTTGATCTGCTTCAGTTTATCGTACAAAAGGGCCTGCCGCGGGCCATTCAAGCCGGGCTGGAACTGCAGGGCGTAAGTGGTGGCGAACTACGGGCTCCTCTGGCTAAACTGACCATCGAGGAAAAAGCCCAACTTAATGCCATTCTGGCGACGTGTTTCTAG
- a CDS encoding cupin domain-containing protein produces the protein METASPKDEKFTSNDFHKTYARPVFRRPEKLIHRNVEQAGAHDQFSSERKHPVFFVDLPTQNVSMTIGGLLPDQLTNRHRHTYETVLYVLEGQGWTEVEGERVEWKAGDAVYIPSWAWHRHQNTSATEPARYLACENAPQLQNLGVALREEEGRDL, from the coding sequence ATGGAAACTGCATCACCCAAAGACGAAAAATTCACGTCTAACGATTTTCACAAAACCTACGCACGTCCCGTGTTCCGGCGTCCCGAAAAATTGATTCACCGGAATGTCGAGCAGGCGGGTGCCCATGATCAGTTCTCTTCCGAGCGGAAGCACCCGGTTTTCTTCGTCGATCTGCCCACGCAGAACGTCAGCATGACCATCGGTGGATTGCTACCCGATCAGCTGACCAACCGCCACCGGCACACCTACGAAACGGTGCTTTACGTACTGGAAGGACAGGGCTGGACGGAAGTGGAAGGCGAACGCGTGGAATGGAAGGCGGGCGACGCCGTTTACATTCCTTCCTGGGCCTGGCATCGGCACCAGAACACGAGTGCTACCGAGCCAGCCCGATATCTGGCTTGCGAAAACGCTCCCCAATTGCAAAATCTAGGCGTGGCCTTACGCGAAGAAGAAGGTCGTGACCTTTAA
- a CDS encoding protoglobin domain-containing protein, with protein sequence MSESHAIPGYAYGNVSQTTPLSLEELDLLKQTVLFSPEDERFLHLAGEVLGDQTEAILDVWYGYVGSHPHLLHYFSLQGQPDGHYLSAVRKRFGQWIIDTCTRPYDTAWLAYQQEIALRHHTTKKNLTDDARAEPIIHLRYILAFIVPLTLTIKDFLAAKGHNAETVAGMHAAWFKAVTLTAVLWSYPYVHTNEF encoded by the coding sequence ATGAGCGAATCACATGCCATTCCTGGATACGCATACGGCAACGTATCCCAAACCACTCCCCTTTCACTGGAGGAACTAGATTTACTCAAACAAACGGTTTTGTTTAGCCCGGAAGACGAGCGTTTTCTGCACCTGGCGGGTGAAGTGCTGGGCGATCAGACAGAAGCAATACTGGACGTCTGGTACGGGTATGTGGGCAGCCACCCGCACCTCCTGCACTACTTCAGTTTACAGGGCCAGCCCGACGGCCATTACCTGTCGGCGGTACGGAAGCGGTTTGGTCAGTGGATCATTGACACCTGCACGCGTCCCTACGACACTGCCTGGCTGGCCTATCAGCAGGAAATTGCCCTGCGTCATCATACGACCAAGAAGAACCTCACCGATGATGCTAGGGCTGAGCCGATTATTCACCTGCGGTACATCCTGGCCTTTATCGTGCCCCTAACCTTGACCATCAAGGATTTTCTGGCGGCCAAGGGACACAATGCCGAAACTGTAGCCGGTATGCACGCGGCCTGGTTCAAAGCCGTCACCTTGACCGCCGTACTTTGGAGCTATCCTTACGTACACACCAACGAATTTTAA
- a CDS encoding DUF2024 family protein, which yields MQVSVFDTYVTRTDGTLMHFDILVPSNVTCTDTIHQYGQTYLATKGQGGQPLTAKECQFCHIEQATEEVQTSITNQGFHIIEMQGCH from the coding sequence ATGCAAGTTTCTGTTTTTGATACCTACGTCACCCGTACCGATGGTACGCTGATGCACTTCGACATTCTGGTGCCCTCCAACGTAACCTGTACGGATACTATCCACCAGTACGGACAAACCTACCTGGCAACCAAAGGCCAGGGCGGGCAACCTCTAACCGCGAAAGAATGTCAGTTCTGTCACATCGAACAGGCCACGGAAGAAGTACAGACCAGCATCACCAACCAGGGTTTTCACATCATTGAAATGCAGGGTTGCCATTAA